The Aphelocoma coerulescens isolate FSJ_1873_10779 chromosome 2, UR_Acoe_1.0, whole genome shotgun sequence genome contains a region encoding:
- the MCM4 gene encoding DNA replication licensing factor MCM4 — MSSPASTPSRRRGKRGRGSNPPTPQDARSPPSQKRRTDDSTSTGDLQPMPTSPPADVQSPGAADALFSSPPQFRHSAIPLDFDISSPLTYGTPSSRVEGTPRSGVRGTPVRQRPDLGSVRKARQVDLHSDGLAEDIVATEQSLGQKLVIWGTDVNVASCKEKFQRFLQRFIDPLDKEDEDIGLDLNEPRYMQRLQEINMVGEPFLNVNCDHLRSFDENLYRQLICYPQEVIPTFDMAANEIFFDRYPDSILEHQIQVRPYNALKTRNMRNLNPEDIDQLITISGMVIRSSQLIPEMQEAFFRCQVCAFTTRVEIDRGRIAEPSVCKNCNTTHSMALIHNRSMFSDKQMIKLQESPEDMPAGQTPHTVALFAHNDLVDKVQPGDRVNVTGIYRAVPIRVNPRVSSVKSVYKTHIDVIHYRKTDSKRLHGVDEETEQKRFTEERVEMLKELSKKADIYERLALALAPSIYEHEDIKKGILLQLFGGSRKDFTHTGRGNFRAEINILLCGDPGTSKSQLLQYVYNLVPRGQYTSGKGSSAVGLTAYVMKDPETRQLVLQTGALVLSDNGICCIDEFDKMNESTRSVLHEVMEQQTLSIAKAGIICQLNARTSILAAANPIESQWNPKKTTIENIQLPHTLLSRFDLIFLMLDPRDEAYDRRLARHLVSLYYQSEEKMEEEYMDMAVLRDYIAYARSYVNPRLGEEASQALIEAYVDMRKIGSGRGMVSAYPRQLESLIRLAEAHAKVRFSEKVETIDVEEAKRLHREALKQSATDPRTGIVDISILTTGMSATARKRKEELAQALRKLIQSKGKAPSLKYQQLLDDLRAQSDTAVTKEMFEEALRALADEDFLTVTGKTVRLL, encoded by the exons ATGTCGTCGCCAGCTTCCACTCCCAGCCGCCGCCGGGGCAAACGCGGCCGGGGCAGCAACCCACCGACTC CACAAGATGCTCgctctcctccttcccagaaGCGTCGGACAGACGACTCCACCTCCACCGGGGACCTGCAACCCATGCCCACGTCCCCGCCCGCGGACGTGCAGAGCCCCGGCGCCGCCGATGCGCTGTTCTCCAGCCCGCCGCAGTTCCGCCACTCCG CTATTCCTCTTGACTTCGACATCAGTTCACCTCTGACTTATGGCACACCCAGTTCCAGGGTAGAGGGTACCCCACGAAGTGGTGTACGAGGAACTCCGGTCAGGCAGAGGCCAGATCTCGGGTCTGTCCGTAAAGCCAGACAAGTGGATTTACACTCGGATGGG CTGGCTGAGGATATAGTAGCAACCGAGCAATCTCTTGGACAAAAGCTTGTTATTTGGGGAACAGATGTTAATGTGGCCTCATGCAAAGAAAAAttccag CGATTTCTCCAGCGTTTTATCGATCCACTGGATAAAGAGGATGAAGACATTGGCCTGGATCTTAATGAGCCACGCTATATGCAACGACTTCAAGAG ATTAATATGGTTGGGGAACCATTCCTGAACGTAAATTGTGACCATCTGAGATCATTTGATGAAAATCTCTACAGGCAATTGATCTGCTATCCTCAG GAAGTTATCCCAACATTTGACATGGCTGCCAATGAGATCTTTTTTGATCGTTACCCTGATTCAATACTAGAGCATCAAATTCAAGTGAGGCCATATAATGCACTGAAGACCAGGAATATGAGAAATCTAAACCCTGAAG ACATTGATCAACTCATCACCATCAGTGGCATGGTTATCAGAAGCTCCCAGTTAATTCCTGAGATGCAGGAAGCATTCTTTAGATGCCAGGTTTGCGCTTTCACCACCAGAGTGGAAATTGACCGTGGCAGGATTGCAGAACCATCCGTGTGCAAGAACTGTAACACAACGCACAGTATGGCGCTGATTCACAACAGATCCATGTTCTCTGACAAACAGATG ATCAAACTGCAGGAGTCTCCTGAAGATATGCCAGCCGGGCAGACCCCACATACCGTTGCGCTCTTTGCTCACAATGACCTTGTTGATAAAGTTCAGCCAGGTGACAGAGTTAATGTCACAG GTATCTACAGGGCAGTCCCCATTCGAGTTAATCCACGGGTCAGCAGCGTAAAATCCGTGTATAAGACCCACATTGATGTCATACACTATCGCAAGACAGACTCCAAACGCCTGCACGGTGTTGATGAGGAAACAGAGCAAAAGAGGTTTACAGAGGAACGTGTGGAAATGCTCAAAGAGCTTTCTAAGAAAGCAGACATATATGAGAGACTTGCTTTAGCCTTGGCTCCAAGTATCTATGAGCATGAAGATATCAAAAAG gGCATTCTGCTTCAGCTTTTTGGGGGATCAAGAAAAGATTTTACTCACACGGGAAGAGGGAATTTTCGTGCAGAGATCAAcattcttctctgtggtgatcCTGGTACTAGCAAATCCCAGCTGCTCCAGTATGTATATAACCTGGTTCCTCGAGGCCAGTATACTTCTGGCAAAGGCTCAAGTGCAGTTGGTCTTACTGCATATGTGATGAAGGATCCAGAAACGCGGCAGCTGGTTCTTCAGACAGGTGCTCTAGTCCTTAGTGACAATGGCATTTGCTGTATTGATGAGTTTGATAAAATGAATGAAAGCACAAGGTCAGTTCTACATGAAGTAATGGAACAACAGACACTCTCCATTGCAAAG GCTGGAATTATTTGCCAATTGAATGCTCGTACATCTATCCTAGCAGCAGCTAATCCTATAGAATCACAGTGGAATCCGAAAAAGACTACTATTGAAAACATTCAACTTCCTCATACGCTGCTGTCAAG ATTTGACTTGATCTTTTTGATGTTGGATCCACGTGATGAAGCTTATGACAGACGCCTTGCTCGCCATTTGGTTTCGCTGTACTACCAAAGTGAAGAGAAGATGGAGGAGGAATACATGGATATGGCAGTATTGAGGGATTACATTGCATATGCTCGTAGTTATGTAAATCCCAGATTAGGTGAAGAAGCAAGCCAAGCCCTTATTGAG GCGTACGTGGACATGAGGAAGATTGGCAGTGGCAGGGGAATGGTTTCTGCGTATCCCCGGCAGCTGGAGTCTCTGATCCGGCTGGCGGAGGCGCATGCCAAGGTGCGCTTCTCGGAGAAGGTTGAAACAATTGATGTGGAGGAAGCAAAACGCCTCCATCGGGAAGCACTGAAACAATCTGCTACTGATCCAAGGACTGGAATTGTGGACATTTCCATTCTCACGACAG GGATGAGCGCAACAGCTCGTAAGCGGAAGGAGGAATTGGCCCAAGCCTTACGGAAGCTCATCCAGTCAAAGGGTAAAGCACCATCTTTGAAGTACCAACAGCTTTTGGATGATCTCCGAGCACAGTCTGATACA GCTGTCACGAAGGAAATGTTTGAAGAAGCACTTCGTGCCTTGGCTGATGAGGACTTCTTGACTGTGACTGGAAAGACTGTGAGGCTGCTGTGA